In one Streptomyces sp. T12 genomic region, the following are encoded:
- a CDS encoding AAA family ATPase, which translates to MEGVVLVTGVMAAGKSTVAQALAERLPRAAHVRGDVFRRMIVSGRVEYEPGAGEAQGGEGEAQLRLRYRLSAATADAYAAAGFTAVVQDVVLGADLAAYVRLVRTRPLYVVVLAPSAVAVAAREAGRAKTGYGAWTVEQLDGELRADTPRIGLWVDSSELTAGETVEAILAGRERARVD; encoded by the coding sequence ATGGAGGGGGTTGTCCTCGTCACCGGCGTGATGGCGGCCGGGAAGTCGACGGTCGCGCAGGCGCTGGCGGAGAGGCTGCCGCGGGCCGCGCACGTTCGTGGTGACGTGTTCCGGCGGATGATCGTCTCGGGGCGCGTGGAGTACGAGCCCGGAGCCGGGGAAGCCCAAGGCGGCGAGGGCGAGGCTCAACTCCGGCTGCGATACCGACTGTCGGCGGCGACAGCGGATGCGTATGCGGCGGCCGGGTTCACGGCGGTCGTCCAGGACGTGGTGCTGGGTGCCGACTTGGCGGCGTACGTACGGCTCGTGCGCACGCGTCCGCTGTACGTGGTCGTCCTGGCGCCGAGCGCCGTGGCCGTGGCGGCGCGCGAGGCCGGGCGGGCGAAGACGGGCTACGGGGCCTGGACGGTTGAGCAGTTGGACGGGGAGCTGCGGGCGGATACGCCGCGGATCGGGCTGTGGGTGGACTCGTCGGAGCTGACCGCGGGGGAGACCGTGGAGGCGATTTTGGCGGGGCGGGAACGCGCGAGGGTGGACTGA
- a CDS encoding xanthine dehydrogenase family protein molybdopterin-binding subunit has protein sequence MSNEAATATTAAEAAPAPEPIPHGLGASLPAADARAKTEGTFPYAADLWAEGLLWAAVLRSPHPHARITSIDTSHAREMPGVRAVVTHEDVPGSPLFGRGKADRPVFASEVVRHHGEPIAAVAADHPDTARLAAAAVIVEYEVLDPVTDPEQAFEAEPLHPDGNLIRHIPLRHGDPDAAGDIVVEGLYRIGRQDPAPIGAEAGLAVPRPDGGVELYLASTDPHTDRDRAAACYGLEPERVKVVVTGVPGATADREDQGFQLPLGLLALKTGCPVKLTATREESFLGHTHRHPTLLRYRHHADAEGRLVKVEAQILLDAGAYTDTSSEALAAAVAFACGPYVVPNAFIEGWAVRTNNPPSGHVRGEGAMQVCAAYEAQMDKLAKKLGVDPAELRLRNVMATGDVLPTGQTVTCPAPVAELLQAVRDYPLPALPKDTPEDEWLLPGGPEGAGEPGAVRRGVGYGLGMVHMLGAEGADEVSTATVKVHDGVATVLCAAVETGQGFTTLARQIVQETLGIDEVHVAPVDTDQPPAGAGCRGRHTWVSGGAVERAAKMVRTQLLQPLAHKFGMSTELLQITDGKITSYDGVLSTTVTEAMDGKELWATAQCRPHPTEPLNESGQGDAFVGMAFCAIRAVVDVDIELGSVRVVELALAQDVGQVLNPAQLEARIEAGVTQGVGIALTENLRSARGLIRHPDLTGYALPTALDAPDIRIVKLVEERDVVAPFGAKAVSAVPVVTSPAAIASAVRAATGRPVNRLPIRPQAAVVTGQ, from the coding sequence GTGAGCAACGAAGCCGCCACCGCGACCACAGCCGCGGAGGCAGCACCTGCCCCCGAGCCGATCCCGCACGGCCTCGGCGCCTCCCTGCCGGCCGCCGACGCCCGCGCCAAGACCGAGGGCACCTTCCCGTACGCGGCCGACCTCTGGGCCGAGGGCCTGCTGTGGGCGGCCGTCCTGCGCTCGCCGCACCCGCACGCGCGCATCACGTCCATCGACACCTCCCACGCGCGTGAGATGCCCGGCGTACGGGCCGTCGTCACGCACGAGGACGTGCCGGGCAGCCCGCTGTTCGGCCGCGGCAAGGCCGATCGTCCGGTCTTCGCCTCCGAGGTCGTACGCCACCACGGCGAGCCCATCGCCGCCGTCGCCGCCGACCACCCGGACACCGCCCGCCTGGCCGCCGCGGCCGTCATCGTCGAGTACGAAGTACTCGACCCGGTGACCGACCCCGAGCAGGCCTTCGAGGCCGAGCCGCTGCACCCCGACGGCAACCTGATCCGCCACATCCCGCTGCGTCACGGCGACCCGGACGCGGCGGGCGACATCGTCGTGGAGGGCCTGTACCGCATCGGCCGCCAGGACCCGGCCCCCATCGGCGCCGAGGCGGGCCTCGCGGTTCCGCGCCCCGACGGCGGCGTGGAGCTCTACCTGGCCTCCACCGACCCGCACACCGACCGCGACCGGGCCGCCGCCTGCTACGGCCTGGAGCCCGAGCGCGTGAAGGTCGTCGTCACCGGCGTCCCCGGCGCCACCGCCGACCGCGAGGACCAGGGCTTCCAGCTCCCGCTGGGGCTGCTGGCGCTGAAGACCGGCTGCCCGGTGAAGCTGACGGCCACGCGCGAAGAGTCCTTCCTGGGCCACACCCACCGGCACCCGACCCTCCTCCGCTACCGCCACCACGCCGACGCCGAGGGCAGGCTGGTGAAGGTCGAGGCGCAGATCCTGCTGGACGCGGGCGCGTACACCGACACCTCCTCCGAGGCCCTCGCCGCCGCGGTCGCCTTCGCCTGCGGCCCGTACGTCGTCCCGAACGCCTTCATCGAGGGCTGGGCCGTACGCACCAACAACCCGCCCTCCGGCCATGTCCGCGGTGAGGGCGCCATGCAGGTGTGCGCCGCGTACGAGGCGCAGATGGACAAGCTGGCCAAGAAGCTCGGCGTGGACCCGGCGGAGCTGCGCCTGCGCAACGTGATGGCGACGGGCGACGTACTCCCGACGGGCCAGACGGTGACCTGCCCGGCCCCGGTCGCGGAGCTGCTCCAGGCCGTACGGGACTACCCGCTGCCCGCCCTTCCCAAGGACACGCCCGAGGACGAGTGGCTGCTGCCCGGCGGCCCCGAGGGCGCGGGCGAACCGGGCGCCGTGCGACGGGGCGTCGGCTACGGCCTGGGCATGGTGCACATGCTCGGCGCCGAGGGCGCGGACGAGGTCTCCACGGCGACGGTGAAGGTCCACGACGGCGTCGCCACCGTGCTGTGCGCGGCGGTCGAGACGGGCCAGGGCTTCACGACGCTGGCCCGGCAGATCGTCCAGGAGACGCTCGGCATCGACGAGGTGCACGTGGCGCCCGTCGACACCGACCAGCCCCCGGCGGGCGCGGGCTGCCGCGGCCGCCACACCTGGGTGTCGGGCGGCGCGGTCGAGCGCGCGGCGAAGATGGTCCGTACGCAGCTGCTCCAGCCCCTGGCGCACAAGTTCGGCATGTCCACCGAGCTGCTCCAGATCACCGACGGCAAGATCACGTCGTACGACGGCGTCCTGTCGACCACCGTCACCGAGGCGATGGACGGCAAGGAACTGTGGGCGACGGCCCAGTGCCGCCCGCACCCGACCGAGCCGCTGAACGAATCCGGCCAGGGCGACGCCTTCGTCGGCATGGCCTTCTGCGCGATCCGCGCGGTGGTGGACGTCGACATCGAACTGGGCTCGGTACGGGTCGTCGAGCTGGCGCTCGCCCAGGACGTCGGCCAGGTGCTGAACCCGGCCCAGCTGGAGGCGCGCATCGAGGCGGGCGTGACGCAGGGCGTGGGCATAGCGCTCACGGAGAACCTGCGCTCGGCCCGCGGCCTGATCCGCCACCCCGACCTGACGGGCTACGCGCTGCCGACGGCCCTGGACGCACCGGACATCCGGATCGTGAAGCTGGTCGAGGAACGCGACGTGGTCGCGCCCTTCGGCGCGAAGGCGGTGAGCGCGGTGCCGGTGGTGACCTCGCCGGCGGCCATCGCGTCGGCCGTACGGGCCGCGACGGGCCGCCCGGTGAACCGTCTGCCGATCCGGCCGCAGGCGGCGGTGGTGACCGGCCAGTGA